One Rubripirellula reticaptiva genomic region harbors:
- the pgsW gene encoding poly-gamma-glutamate system protein, with product MKRLFWRPRQVSQTVIWLMAGFSLLGLATIEHFRTKAPQSDLDIKMTASTYASEMMRAIKAEKMNMAQASDAAVDPAGSGMIGQLMSPVTTLTGRLSAKQTAVNPNFAAVVVEQLIGAGVESGDLVAVGYSGSFPGMNANVCAALKAIGAQPVIIASAGSSQWGANNPDMMWIDMESLLFEEGLLPFKAVACSIGGYEDIGLGMTVEAKDLVKKAIKRNGLPLLTSTDFVEAIDERMQIYRKQAGGRDYKAYINVGGGTISVGRSMGKRAYKPGLNLSAKHEVLRIDSVMTRFMSKGTPVIHVVEIDRMASKYGLPLAPQQMPPIGEGGIYQQTRYNKLLTATVLVLILLSLRALVLTDFGYRFVKGRGGKKTASSPEPMV from the coding sequence ATGAAGCGACTCTTTTGGCGTCCTCGGCAAGTCTCGCAAACGGTCATTTGGTTGATGGCAGGCTTTTCGCTGCTTGGCCTAGCCACGATCGAACACTTCCGCACCAAGGCGCCGCAATCGGACCTCGACATTAAAATGACGGCGTCAACGTACGCGTCAGAAATGATGCGTGCGATCAAAGCGGAAAAAATGAATATGGCTCAGGCTTCCGACGCCGCAGTCGACCCAGCCGGGTCGGGCATGATCGGGCAATTGATGAGCCCCGTGACCACGCTGACCGGACGACTGAGCGCGAAGCAAACCGCGGTCAACCCGAATTTTGCGGCTGTCGTTGTCGAACAACTGATCGGCGCCGGCGTCGAATCTGGCGATTTGGTTGCCGTCGGATACTCCGGTTCATTCCCTGGCATGAACGCCAACGTCTGCGCGGCTCTGAAAGCCATTGGTGCCCAGCCAGTCATCATTGCCAGTGCCGGATCAAGCCAGTGGGGCGCGAATAACCCCGACATGATGTGGATCGATATGGAGAGCCTGCTTTTCGAAGAAGGCCTGTTGCCGTTCAAAGCGGTGGCATGTTCGATCGGTGGTTACGAAGACATCGGATTGGGAATGACCGTCGAAGCCAAAGACTTGGTCAAGAAAGCGATCAAGCGGAACGGCCTGCCGCTGTTGACGTCAACGGACTTCGTCGAAGCAATCGACGAACGCATGCAAATTTATCGCAAGCAAGCCGGCGGTCGCGATTACAAGGCATACATCAATGTCGGCGGCGGAACGATTTCGGTCGGACGAAGCATGGGCAAGCGGGCTTACAAGCCAGGCCTGAACCTATCGGCAAAGCACGAGGTGCTGCGAATCGACTCGGTCATGACTCGGTTCATGAGCAAAGGTACCCCAGTAATCCACGTGGTCGAAATCGACCGCATGGCAAGCAAATACGGCCTACCGCTAGCACCCCAACAAATGCCGCCAATCGGCGAAGGCGGCATCTACCAGCAAACTCGCTATAACAAGTTGCTGACCGCGACGGTGTTGGTCTTGATCCTGCTGTCGCTACGAGCACTCGTGCTGACCGACTTTGGATATCGATTCGTCAAAGGGCGCGGCGGAAAGAAAACCGCCTCTTCGCCCGAACCGATGGTCTAG
- the pyrE gene encoding orotate phosphoribosyltransferase gives MYDRDELIRLIQSESLRRGDFTLASGKKASFYLDCRTLTLHPKGANVVAEGMLEVLQSLGDLPAAVGGMAIGADPITASIVTIAGQRDLPLKGFMVRKEAKGHGTGKQVEGPVQPGQRVVIVEDVITSGGSAIKAVDAVREYGLVVDHVIAIIDRLAGGREAFAAKGIELTTLTTIRDFGIEPE, from the coding sequence ATGTACGACCGCGACGAACTGATCCGACTGATCCAATCCGAGTCCTTGCGCCGCGGCGACTTCACGCTGGCGAGCGGCAAAAAGGCCAGTTTCTATCTGGATTGTCGAACGCTGACCCTGCATCCCAAGGGTGCCAATGTGGTCGCCGAAGGAATGTTGGAAGTTTTGCAGTCGCTGGGCGACTTGCCCGCTGCGGTTGGTGGCATGGCGATCGGTGCCGACCCAATCACGGCGTCGATCGTGACCATTGCTGGCCAGCGTGACCTGCCGCTAAAGGGGTTCATGGTTCGCAAAGAAGCCAAGGGACATGGCACCGGCAAGCAAGTCGAAGGGCCCGTTCAGCCCGGCCAACGCGTCGTCATTGTCGAAGACGTCATCACTAGCGGTGGAAGCGCGATCAAAGCGGTCGACGCCGTTCGTGAATACGGCCTGGTCGTTGATCACGTGATCGCAATCATCGACCGGTTGGCGGGCGGGCGCGAAGCCTTCGCCGCCAAGGGTATCGAGCTAACGACTTTGACCACGATCCGCGACTTCGGCATCGAGCCAGAGTGA